One region of Thunnus albacares chromosome 20, fThuAlb1.1, whole genome shotgun sequence genomic DNA includes:
- the birc5a gene encoding baculoviral IAP repeat-containing protein 5a: MEPLNEEDIKMYFYEHRLKTFEGWPFDEDCACTPQNMAKAGFIHTPSENSPDIAMCFFCLKELEGWEPEDDPEKEHKSHSPSCHFITLKKKVEELTVEEFVKLQKERHKFITNKSCKEAITKFEDAAKLRRGDIIKTAMGEE, translated from the exons ATGGAGCCATTAAACGAAGAGgacatcaaaatgtatttttatgagCACAGGCTGAAGACTTTCGAGGGCTGGCCGTTCGACGAAGACTGCGCGTGCACTCCGCAGAAC ATGGCCAAAGCTGGCTTCATCCACACCCCATCAGAGAACAGCCCAGACATCGCTATGTGTTTCTTCTGCCTCAAAGAGCTGGAGGGCTGGGAGCCAGAGGATGACCCAGA AAAGGAGCACAAATCTCACTCGCCGTCCTGTCACTTCATCACCCTGAAGAAAAAAGTGGAAGAGCTGACTGTGGAAGAGTTCGTCAAACTACAGAAGGAGAGACACAAGTTCATCACT AACAAATCCTGTAAAGAGGCCATCACCAAGTTTGAAGATGCAGCCAAATTGAGAAGAGGTGATATTATCAAGACAGCCATGGGCGAAGAGTGA
- the fscn2b gene encoding fascin-2b, with protein sequence MPSNGNRPLKLQFGLINHEGRYLTAETFGFKVNASAPSLKKKQIWTLEQDSQDTQVVYLRSHLGRYLTSDKDGKVTCEADGHNSDCRFLIVAQSDGRWALQSEQHLRFFGGSRDYLSCFAQVITDAELWSVHLALHPQANLLSVARKRYAHLSMEDGEIAVDLNIPWGVVALLTLVYLDGKYCLKTCDSRFLSNDGKLLTESGRATAYTLELKCGKLAFKDCEGKYLSPMGPTGTLRSGRCSKPGKDELFDLEESHPQVVLMAANGRYVSIRQGVSLAANQEDETDMETFQMEIDKETRKCTFRTSQGNYWALVAHGGIQSTATEMSASTMFSVEWLGHKVALKASNGKYICTKKNGQLLAVSDSLGEDEQLTLKLINRPMLILRGENGFVCHHKNSNTLDASRSVYDIFTLQFSNGSYHIKGVDDRFWYVNSAGLVCSDGETPEDFTLELLEHGRLAIRGKNGKYLRGDPGGTLKGDGLSLNSSALWEY encoded by the exons ATGCCGTCAAATGGGAATCGTCCCCTGAAGTTGCAGTTCGGTCTAATCAACCATGAGGGTCGCTACCTCACAGCTGAGACCTTTGGCTTCAAG GTAAATGCATCTGCACCCAGcctgaaaaagaaacagatatgGACTCTTGAGCAGGACTCTCAGGACACCCAGGTGGTCTACTTGCGCAGCCACCTGGGACGCTACCTGACCTCCGACAAGGATGGCAAGGTCACCTGTGAGGCCGATGGGCACAATTCAGACTGCCGCTTCCTCATCGTGGCTCAGTCAGACGGCCGCTGGGCCCTGCAGTCTGAGCAGCACCTCCGCTTCTTCGGCGGCTCTCGGGACTACCTGTCCTGCTTTGCCCAGGTAATAACAGATGCTGAGCTGTGGTCAGTGCACCTGGCTCTACATCCACAGGCCAACCTACTGTCTGTGGCCCGCAAGCGTTACGCCCATCTCTCCATGGAGGATGGCGAGATTGCTGTGGATCTGAACATTCCCTGGGGAGTGGTAGCACTCCTGACCCTTGTCTACCTGGACGGGAAGTACTGCTTAAAGACCTGTGACAGCCGCTTCCTTAGTAATGATGGGAAGCTCTTGACAGAGAGCGGCAGGGCCACAGCGTACACACTGGAGCTGAAGTGTGGGAAGCTGGCCTTCAAAGACTGTGAAGGGAAGTACTTGTCTCCTATGGGGCCCACAGGCACCTTGAGGTCTGGGCGGTGCTCCAAACCAGGCAAAGATGAACTGTTTGACCTGGAGGAGAGCCACCCGCAGGTGGTTCTGATGGCAGCCAATGGGCGATATGTCTCCATAAGACAAG GAGTAAGCCTCGCAGCCAACCAGGAGGATGAAACGGACATGGAGACGTTTCAGATGGAGATTGACAAGGAAACCAGGAAGTGTACGTTCCGCACCAGCCAAGGGAACTACTGGGCCCTGGTGGCCCACGGAGGCATCCAGAGTACTGCCACTGAAAT GTCAGCAAGCACCATGTTTTCAGTGGAGTGGCTTGGCCACAAGGTGGCACTAAAAGCCAGCAATGGAAAATACATCTGCACCAAGAAGAATGGCCAGCTACTTGCTGTCAGTGATTCCCTAG GTGAGGACGAGCAGCTCACTCTGAAACTGATCAACCGGCCCATGCTGATCCTGAGAGGAGAGAACGGTTTTGTCTGCCACCACAAGAACTCCAACACGCTGGATGCCAGCAGATCCGTCTACGACATTTTCACCCTGCAATTCAGTAATGGGTCCTACCACATTAAAG GTGTGGATGACCGGTTCTGGTATGTGAACAGTGCCGGGCTGGTGTGCTCAGACGGCGAGACCCCTGAGGATTTTACTCTGGAGCTCCTGGAGCACGGCCGCCTCGCCATCCGCGGCAAGAACGGCAAATATCTGCGTGGAGACCCGGGAGGTACACTGAAAGGAGACGGACTCAGCCTTAACAGCTCAGCTTTGTGGGAGTATTAA
- the faap100 gene encoding Fanconi anemia core complex-associated protein 100, with product MEGRCAVETLAEFGFSATSCTTKVKCCFGTDVYICTGSEEVYVFNTKERKLRAVLQFPGAVSDLVESHDKQFLYVACRSGVYCVSSSFLLSRFQTSLADVSSSLAQVKISSECLVIEEEGVLSLLLVGSTLLNLSQRDTSWLLTVYKTPTLPAPSSYEMLSSFSLPLVSAVVHDSTEGKGGLGRRPVLVCVHSGDTTPPSSSCTSLSEATLTDGHSPLEPVLFKLLFGIDTALAKSPVILCGLPDGRLCFLPLRLPGSRLRVMHSLEQPVVFVRASVVMETGAGQCLVAAGEQGRVLLIKADKGGPEGKGMIASFTEGCVPGPVVCACVDKHCLYYSTGSDLLALDLLEGLSGRAEPGRDEEASSKTAAALQSPTSLNVCRVIALAEPTCSSAGEIQLLGLSSRGRLQTITSPVGRDGAKSLLSTQVGRCVRDLLSAIGDVCERASVLKTAIKSKNQTLRHLNQVLNISFLLTASANSAEQPPIQEKPIRCHAVTSWSRLLQKDSLNLTCFLDNGSSYILERGWTLNLTVFPLSCSLRAGGESSSINFSFPFHNLHPGEKLEVSLPLAATGDTSFPITVSCSLIFSLASLLGEEGAANFPSSQSTCISLPLNTLTVDWLHALQVNSPTATHKNGTSQSHNITTTDTIKAFLISRQMRRSGGGGERAANPEKEQYLASVRVSSELLRDTLMLKTSDLDPQGAKLAPPNVCFALLDWLLSEGPGGVKRGQQGDRINSSVVHAQDPNGHTVKLTAKEVNEGEEAPATVEVQVESSSMAAVCGLHHAVLCRVQTLLQRAPERAASSKGMQNSGLRQVPQQAERLLQQIQQSRISGASGVGVSAGQMTQSLLSVYRELRENPLLII from the exons ATGGAAGGAAGGTGTGCTGTTGAGACTTTGGCAGAGTTTGGCTTCTCAGCAACGTCATGCACAACAAAAGTCAAGTGCTGTTTTGGGACAGATGTGTACATCTGCACTGGCAGTGAAGAGGTGTATGTCTTCAATACCAAGGAGAGAAAACTCAGG GCTGTCCTCCAGTTTCCTGGTGCTGTGAGTGACCTGGTTGAGAGCCATGACAAGCAGTTCCTCTATGTAGCCTGCAGGAGTGGAGTTTACTGTGTCAGCTCATCATTTCTGCTATCCAG GTTTCAAACCTCACTGGCTGATGTATCCTCAAGTCTTGCTCAGGTTAAAATCTCCTCAGAGTGTCTTGTCATTGAAGAGGAAGGAGTGTTATCTCTGCTCCTTGTCGGCTCTACGCTCTTGAACCTTTCCCAGAGAGACACATCCTGGCTGTTGACCGTGTACAAAACACCAACACTGCCAGCGCCTAGCAGCTATGAGATGCTCAGTTCATTCAGTCTCCCACTGGTCTCAGCTGTTGTGCATGATAGCACGGAGGGAAAGGGAGGACTAGGAAGAAGGCCAGTGCTAGTTTGTGTCCACTCTGGCGATACAACACCACCATCTTCCTCCTGCACTTCTTTATCAGAGGCAACTTTAACTGACGGCCACTCCCCCCTGGAGCCTGTCCTCTTCAAACTTCTGTTTGGGATTGACACTGCCCTCGCCAAATCACCGGTTATCCTCTGTGGTCTGCCAGACGGGCGCCTGTGTTTCCTACCTCTGCGTCTCCCAGGATCACGTCTCAGAGTCATGCATAGCCTTGAGCAGCCGGTCGTATTTGTTCGAGCatctgttgtcatggaaacgGGTGCGGGACAGTGTTTGGTGGCAGCGGGCGAACAAGGGAGAGTGTTGCTGATCAAGGCTGACAAGGGAGGGCCAGAGGGAAAGGGCATGATAGCCAGTTTTACTGAGGGGTGTGTACCGGGGCCTGTGGTGTGTGCCTGTGTGGATAAACACTGTCTTTACTACAGCACTGGTTCAGACCTGCTGGCTCTGGATCTATTAGAGGGATTATCTGGGAGAGCAGAACCAGGAAGGGATGAGGAGGCATCCAGTAAGACAGCAGCTGCCCTTCAAAGCCCTACCAGTTTGAATGTGTGTAGAGTCATTGCCTTGGCTGAACCTACATGCAGCTCTGCAG GTGAAATCCAGCTGCTGGGGCTGTCTAGCAGAGGGCGGCTGCAGACGATTACCTCGCCTGTGGGGAGAGACGGCGCAAAATCGCTCCTTTCCACACAGGTGGGCCGCTGCGTCCGGGACCTCCTGTCAGCTATCGGGGACGTTTGTGAAAG AGCATCCGTTCTCAAAACTGCCATCAAATCCAAAAACCAAACTCTGAGGCACCTGAATCAGGTGCTCAACATCAGCTTCCTGCTGACAGCCAGTGCAAACAGTGCAGAGCAGCCTCCCATCCAGGAGAAGCCAATCAGATGTCATGCTGTGACCTCATGGAGCAGATTGCTTCAGAAAGACTCCTTGAACTTAACGTGTTTCCTGGATAATGGAAGTTCTTATATTCTGGAACGAGGCTGGACACTAAACCTCactgtgtttcctctctcctgctcCCTCAGGGCAGGAGGGGAAAGCTCCTCCATAAATTTTTCATTCCCTTTCCACAATCTGCATCCAGGAGAAAAGCTAGAGGTGTCACTGCCACTAGCAGCTACAGGCGACACATCTTTCCCCATTACAGTTAGCTGCTCACTCATCTTCTCACTCGCGAGTCTCCTTGGAGAGGAGGGGGCGGCAAACTTCCCCAGCTCGCAGAGTACTTGTATCAGTTTGCCCTTGAACACACTGACAGTGGATTGGTTGCATGCCCTGCAGGTGAACAGTCCCACAGCCACACACAAGAACGGCACATCTCAATCCCACAACATCACCACCACTGATACCATCAAAGCTTTTTTAATCTCACGCCAGATGAGGcgcagtggaggaggaggagagagagctgcaAACCCTGAGAAAGAGCAGTATTTGGCAAGTGTAAGGGTGTCGTCAGAGTTGCTAAGGGATACACTAATGTTGAAAACCTCAGATTTGGACCCTCAGGGGGCAAAGTTGGCTCCTCCAAATGTGTGCTTCGCTCTGCTGGATTGGCTGTTGTCTGAAGGTCCTGGAGGAGTGAAGAGGGGACAGCAAGGAGACAGGATCAACAGCTCAGTGGTCCATGCTCAAGATCCAAACGGACACACAGTCAAACTGACTGCAAAAGAG GTAAATGAAGGGGAGGAGGCTCCGGCTACAGTGGAGGTTCAGGTTGAGAGCTCATCTATGGCGGCAGTGTGTGGGCTGCACCATGCCGTCCTGTGTAGAGTACAG ACTCTGTTGCAGAGGGCTCCTGAGAGGGCTGCTTCCTCAAAGGGGATGCAGAATTCAGGTTTAAGACAGGTACCACAGCAGGCTGAG CGCCTCTTGCAGCAGATCCAGCAGAGTCGTATCTCTGGGGCCTCTGGTGTGGGTGTGTCCGCAGGGCAGATGACCCAATCTCTCCTCAGTGTGTACCGAGAACTGAGAGAAAATCCTCTCCTCATAATTTAA